In one window of Rhodopseudomonas palustris HaA2 DNA:
- a CDS encoding ABC transporter ATP-binding protein, with the protein MNQPELLIRGLSTGYPRRPVIRDLSLPPLPAGKLIAFVGPNAAGKSTLLMALAGLLPSTGVVALADRDLSSLSARERAKVMAFTPQSLPQGVALSVIESVIVALRASATADPLPGAHAAQRAAAALDRLGIAALGLESLDQLSGGQRQLVSLAQALVRDPKVLLLDEPTSALDLRHQIVVMRTLRRLAAEGHLVIVVLHDLNLAGRWADCVVVLDHGGCAAAGTPAEALSVDIIADVYGVMARIEPGPEGRPHIIIDDVLPSPGQSRPRKRSA; encoded by the coding sequence ATGAACCAGCCCGAGCTTCTGATCCGCGGGCTGTCGACCGGCTATCCGCGCCGGCCGGTGATCCGCGATCTCTCGCTGCCGCCGCTGCCGGCGGGCAAGTTGATCGCCTTCGTCGGTCCGAATGCGGCCGGCAAATCGACCCTGCTGATGGCATTGGCCGGGCTGCTGCCGTCGACCGGTGTCGTCGCCCTCGCCGACCGGGATCTGTCGTCGCTGTCGGCGCGCGAGCGCGCCAAGGTGATGGCGTTCACGCCGCAATCCTTGCCGCAAGGCGTGGCGCTGAGCGTGATCGAGTCGGTGATCGTGGCGCTACGCGCCTCGGCGACGGCGGATCCACTGCCCGGCGCGCACGCGGCGCAACGCGCCGCGGCGGCGCTGGACCGCCTCGGCATCGCGGCGCTCGGGCTCGAATCGCTCGACCAGCTCTCCGGCGGCCAGCGCCAGCTCGTGAGCCTGGCGCAGGCATTGGTCCGCGATCCGAAGGTGCTGCTGCTCGACGAACCGACCAGCGCACTCGACCTCCGCCACCAGATCGTGGTGATGCGCACGTTGCGCCGGCTGGCGGCGGAAGGCCACCTCGTCATCGTGGTGCTGCACGATCTGAATCTGGCGGGGCGGTGGGCCGATTGCGTCGTCGTGCTCGACCACGGCGGCTGCGCGGCGGCCGGAACGCCGGCCGAAGCCTTGAGCGTCGACATCATCGCCGACGTCTACGGCGTGATGGCGCGGATCGAGCCGGGGCCGGAAGGACGGCCCCACATCATCATCGACGACGTGTTGCCGTCGCCGGGGCAGTCCCGGCCGCGGAAGAGGAGTGCGTGA
- a CDS encoding siderophore-interacting protein has translation MTIATATRAAPRRFRDVRVLEVIRTELLTPRMRRVTLGGEELAGYSDGPNIKLLVPPPGVEPEWPMAGERGKPIWPAPDKCPALRTYSLRRYDPVRGEIDVDFVMHGLGVASRWAAHAKPGDLLGVGIPAGLTVAAADWYLLVGDHTALPAIARIMEQLPPTAKGRAFIEVPDASDQQPIACRADIELTWLHLDGTSAGESTLLADAVLGMDWPSPENGFVWIGCESATVRKLRAHVRKERGFGARQVLAIGYWRRGMSEPAYADAFHNDRDAEYFAMLKEQHHGEPHDHDHDHEEHDHGGPPG, from the coding sequence ATGACGATTGCGACCGCCACCAGGGCGGCCCCTCGGCGTTTCCGGGATGTCCGGGTGCTCGAGGTCATTCGGACCGAATTGCTGACGCCGCGGATGCGGCGCGTGACGCTCGGCGGCGAAGAACTCGCGGGCTACAGCGACGGTCCCAACATCAAGCTGCTGGTGCCGCCGCCCGGCGTTGAGCCGGAATGGCCGATGGCCGGCGAGCGCGGCAAGCCGATCTGGCCGGCGCCCGACAAGTGCCCGGCGCTGCGCACCTACAGCCTGCGGCGTTACGATCCGGTGCGTGGCGAGATCGACGTCGATTTCGTCATGCATGGCCTCGGCGTGGCGTCACGCTGGGCGGCCCACGCCAAGCCCGGCGATCTGCTCGGCGTCGGCATTCCGGCCGGCCTCACCGTCGCAGCAGCCGACTGGTATCTGCTGGTCGGCGACCACACTGCGCTGCCGGCGATCGCGCGGATCATGGAGCAATTGCCGCCGACCGCGAAAGGCCGCGCCTTCATCGAGGTGCCGGATGCGTCCGACCAGCAGCCGATCGCCTGCCGCGCCGATATCGAGCTGACCTGGCTGCATCTCGACGGCACCTCGGCCGGTGAATCGACGCTGCTGGCGGATGCGGTGCTCGGCATGGACTGGCCGTCTCCGGAGAACGGCTTCGTCTGGATCGGCTGTGAATCCGCCACCGTCCGCAAACTTCGCGCCCATGTCCGCAAGGAGCGCGGCTTCGGCGCGCGGCAGGTGCTGGCGATCGGCTACTGGCGGCGCGGCATGAGCGAGCCCGCCTACGCCGACGCCTTCCACAACGATCGCGACGCGGAATATTTCGCGATGCTGAAGGAGCAGCATCACGGCGAGCCTCATGATCACGATCACGATCATGAGGAGCATGATCACGGCGGCCCTCCCGGCTGA
- a CDS encoding collagen-like protein produces the protein MTSGTAMALELDTLSITSGQLVITGKTSKPNQEVEVVATGDKVKSSSSRRFRFSLSYLPETCKLDLKSGTETLKDRLVANCGQRGPKGEPGAAGAMGPAGPAGPAGPAGPAGPKGDTGAAGPAGPAGAAGPKGDAGPAGAAGPKGEPGEAAPKN, from the coding sequence ATGACTTCGGGCACGGCGATGGCGCTCGAACTCGACACGCTGTCGATCACCAGCGGCCAATTGGTGATCACCGGCAAGACCAGCAAACCCAATCAGGAGGTCGAAGTCGTCGCGACCGGCGACAAGGTCAAGAGTTCGTCGTCGCGGCGCTTCCGGTTCTCGCTGTCGTATTTGCCGGAGACCTGCAAGCTCGACCTGAAGTCGGGCACCGAAACGCTGAAGGACCGGCTGGTCGCCAATTGCGGCCAGCGTGGTCCCAAGGGCGAACCGGGCGCCGCCGGCGCGATGGGACCGGCCGGACCGGCTGGCCCCGCCGGTCCCGCAGGCCCCGCCGGACCGAAGGGCGACACGGGCGCGGCCGGTCCGGCCGGTCCCGCGGGTGCTGCCGGCCCGAAGGGGGATGCCGGTCCCGCCGGCGCCGCCGGACCGAAGGGCGAGCCGGGCGAGGCGGCTCCCAAGAACTGA
- a CDS encoding ATP-dependent helicase: MSLPATYLDGLNPEQRCAVEHGVGQSSCPPLLVIAGAGSGKTNTLAHRVAHLVVNGADPHRILLMTFSRRAAAEMTRRVERIARRVMGDGAARGGALSWAGTFHGIGARLLREHAERIGLDPAFTIHDREDSADLMNLVRHDLGFSRTESRFPTKATCLSIYSRCVNAGQSLDVVLGANYPWCAGWSAELKQLFAGYVEAKQRHNVLDYDDLLLYWAQTMTEPSLAAEIGGRFDHVLVDEYQDTNALQAQVLLGLKPDGGGLTVVGDDAQSIYSFRAATVRNILDFPKAFSPPARIVTLDRNYRSTQAILGAANGVIDLAAERFTKNLWTDRASGSPPQLVAVRDEADQARYITERVLEHRESGTILKQQAVLFRTSSHSAPLELELTRRNIPFVKFGGLKFLDAAHVKDMLALLRFVQNPRDRVAGFRVLLLMQGIGPASAQKTLDAITAAADPLKALAALPAPPRAPDWRDFVDAVGELRDGRAGGWPAEIERARLWYEPHLDRIHDDAATRRADLVQLAQIASGYPSRERFLTELTLDPPDATSDQAGVPMRDEDYLILSTIHSAKGQEWKSVFVLNVVDGCMPSDLGTGTSAEIEEERRLLYVAMTRAKDDLHLVVPQRFFTHGQNVMGDRHVYAARSRFIPDRLLNLFERVSWPRVAASPGYPTRQAPPIDIGARMRGMWR, encoded by the coding sequence GTGTCTCTGCCCGCAACCTATCTCGACGGCCTCAATCCGGAGCAGCGTTGCGCCGTCGAGCACGGCGTGGGCCAGAGTTCCTGCCCGCCGCTGCTGGTAATTGCCGGCGCCGGCTCGGGCAAGACCAACACGCTGGCGCACCGCGTCGCGCATCTCGTCGTCAACGGCGCCGATCCGCACCGCATCCTGCTGATGACGTTTTCGCGGAGAGCCGCCGCCGAAATGACGCGCCGGGTCGAGCGTATCGCCCGCCGGGTGATGGGCGATGGTGCAGCGCGTGGCGGCGCGCTGAGCTGGGCCGGGACGTTTCACGGCATCGGCGCGCGGCTGCTGCGCGAACATGCCGAGCGCATCGGGCTCGATCCGGCGTTCACGATCCACGACCGCGAGGATTCCGCCGACCTGATGAATCTGGTCCGCCACGACCTCGGCTTCTCCAGGACCGAAAGCCGGTTTCCCACCAAGGCGACCTGCCTGTCGATCTACTCGCGCTGCGTCAATGCCGGCCAATCTCTCGATGTCGTGCTCGGCGCCAATTATCCGTGGTGCGCCGGCTGGTCCGCCGAGCTGAAGCAGCTGTTCGCCGGCTATGTCGAGGCGAAGCAGCGCCACAACGTGCTCGATTACGATGATCTGCTGCTGTACTGGGCGCAGACCATGACCGAGCCTTCGCTCGCCGCCGAGATCGGCGGCCGGTTCGACCATGTGCTGGTCGACGAATATCAAGACACCAACGCGCTGCAGGCGCAGGTGCTGCTCGGACTGAAGCCGGATGGCGGCGGCCTGACCGTGGTCGGCGACGACGCGCAATCGATCTATTCCTTCCGCGCCGCCACCGTGCGCAACATTCTCGATTTCCCGAAGGCGTTCAGCCCGCCTGCCCGGATCGTCACGCTCGACCGCAATTATCGCTCGACGCAGGCCATCCTCGGCGCCGCCAACGGCGTAATCGATCTCGCCGCCGAGCGCTTCACCAAGAATTTGTGGACCGACCGCGCGAGCGGATCGCCGCCGCAGCTCGTCGCGGTCCGCGACGAGGCCGATCAGGCGCGCTACATCACCGAGCGCGTGCTCGAGCATCGCGAGAGCGGCACCATTCTGAAGCAGCAGGCAGTGCTGTTCCGCACCTCGTCGCATTCGGCGCCGCTCGAACTCGAGCTGACGCGGCGCAACATTCCGTTCGTCAAATTCGGCGGCCTGAAGTTCCTCGACGCCGCCCACGTCAAGGACATGCTGGCGCTGCTGCGCTTCGTGCAGAACCCGCGCGACCGCGTCGCCGGCTTTCGCGTGCTGCTGCTGATGCAGGGAATCGGCCCGGCGTCGGCGCAGAAGACGCTGGACGCGATCACCGCCGCTGCCGATCCGCTGAAAGCCCTCGCCGCCCTGCCCGCGCCGCCGCGCGCGCCCGATTGGCGCGACTTCGTCGACGCGGTCGGCGAGCTGCGCGACGGCCGCGCCGGCGGCTGGCCGGCCGAGATCGAACGCGCGCGGCTGTGGTACGAACCGCATCTCGATCGCATCCACGACGATGCGGCGACGCGGCGCGCCGATCTGGTGCAACTGGCGCAGATCGCGTCCGGCTATCCGTCGCGCGAGCGTTTCCTCACCGAGCTGACGCTCGACCCGCCGGACGCGACGTCCGATCAGGCCGGCGTGCCGATGCGCGACGAGGACTATCTGATCCTGTCGACGATCCATTCCGCCAAGGGTCAGGAATGGAAGTCGGTGTTCGTGCTCAACGTCGTCGACGGCTGCATGCCGTCCGATCTCGGCACCGGCACTTCGGCCGAGATCGAGGAGGAGCGCCGCCTGCTCTATGTGGCGATGACGCGGGCCAAGGACGATCTGCATCTGGTGGTGCCGCAACGCTTCTTCACCCACGGCCAGAACGTGATGGGCGACCGCCACGTCTATGCGGCGCGCAGCCGGTTCATTCCCGATCGGCTGCTGAACCTGTTCGAGCGCGTGAGCTGGCCGCGGGTCGCGGCCTCGCCCGGCTATCCGACGCGACAGGCGCCGCCAATCGACATCGGCGCGCGGATGCGCGGGATGTGGCGATGA
- a CDS encoding YdhR family protein has translation MITTIVQFALSEPISLDEAAKRFRSSAPKYHKMPGLIRKYYIRSEDGSTAGGVYLWESREAAEKVYAGEWRARVAQLYGAEPVISWFDSPVIVDNALGGAVTVAA, from the coding sequence ATGATCACGACCATCGTGCAGTTCGCGCTGTCGGAGCCGATCAGCCTGGACGAGGCGGCCAAGCGCTTTCGCAGCAGCGCGCCGAAATATCACAAGATGCCGGGGCTGATCCGTAAGTACTACATCCGTTCCGAAGACGGCAGCACCGCCGGCGGCGTGTATCTGTGGGAGTCGCGCGAAGCCGCCGAAAAGGTCTATGCCGGCGAATGGCGGGCGCGCGTCGCGCAACTCTACGGCGCCGAGCCGGTGATTTCCTGGTTCGACAGTCCGGTGATCGTCGACAACGCGCTGGGCGGCGCGGTCACTGTGGCGGCGTGA
- a CDS encoding enoyl-CoA hydratase/isomerase family protein — MGQFVTIERGLGPEGRVAVVRFDRGDGINALSPDAMRQLTDAARSFEDDGATSVVVLAGNAMAFSAGFDLKDPEGRGRAGMDLGALRRHLKLGPRLTRAWQEMEQITIGAIDGFCIGGGVALAVALDFRVMARDAHMRVPEIGLGMNMSWQSVPRMLHLIGPARTKQAVILADDRIGADDAYEWGLVEHLAEPGQAFTAAMALADKVAAQPPMSVAMTKLTVNRLAHALDDLASHMDLDQFALAGMSEDHREGVAAFLHRRKPTFRGK, encoded by the coding sequence GTGGGGCAGTTCGTGACAATCGAGCGGGGGCTCGGGCCGGAGGGCCGTGTCGCCGTGGTGCGGTTCGACCGCGGCGACGGCATCAACGCGCTGTCGCCGGACGCGATGCGGCAATTGACCGACGCCGCGCGCAGCTTTGAAGACGATGGCGCCACCTCGGTGGTGGTACTTGCGGGCAACGCTATGGCATTCAGCGCCGGCTTCGATCTCAAGGACCCGGAAGGACGGGGCCGCGCCGGGATGGATCTCGGCGCATTGCGCCGGCACCTCAAGCTCGGCCCGCGGCTGACGCGCGCCTGGCAGGAGATGGAACAGATCACCATCGGCGCGATCGACGGCTTCTGCATCGGCGGCGGCGTCGCGCTGGCGGTGGCGCTGGATTTCCGGGTGATGGCGCGCGACGCGCATATGCGCGTGCCGGAAATCGGCCTCGGCATGAACATGAGCTGGCAGAGCGTGCCGCGGATGCTGCATCTGATCGGCCCGGCGCGCACCAAGCAGGCGGTGATCCTCGCCGACGACCGGATCGGTGCCGACGACGCCTACGAATGGGGCCTGGTCGAGCATCTGGCCGAGCCGGGGCAGGCGTTCACCGCAGCGATGGCGCTGGCCGACAAGGTCGCGGCGCAGCCGCCGATGTCGGTGGCGATGACCAAGCTCACCGTCAACCGGCTGGCGCACGCGCTGGACGATCTCGCCAGCCACATGGACCTCGACCAGTTCGCACTCGCGGGCATGAGCGAGGACCACCGGGAAGGCGTCGCCGCATTTTTGCATCGCCGCAAGCCCACTTTTCGCGGAAAGTGA
- the nthA gene encoding nitrile hydratase subunit alpha yields MSEHQHGHSHDHDHDHSELSETELRVRALETILTEKGYVDPAALDILIETYETKVGPRNGARVVAKAWTDPAYRARLLQDATAAIAELGYTGRQGEHIVAVENTPATHNMVVCTLCSCYPWPVLGLPPVWYKSAPYRSRAVKEPRAVLADFGVTLPDDTAIRVWDSTAEIRYLVIPMRPDGTEGFTEDQLADLVTRDSMIGTGVAQPPAENS; encoded by the coding sequence ATGAGCGAACATCAGCACGGCCATTCGCACGATCATGATCACGACCACTCCGAGCTATCGGAGACGGAACTGCGCGTGCGCGCGCTCGAAACCATCCTGACCGAGAAGGGCTATGTCGACCCGGCCGCGCTCGACATCCTGATCGAGACCTATGAAACCAAGGTCGGGCCGCGCAACGGCGCGCGCGTCGTGGCGAAGGCCTGGACCGACCCCGCCTACCGCGCGCGGCTGCTGCAAGACGCGACCGCGGCGATCGCCGAACTCGGCTACACCGGCCGCCAGGGCGAGCATATCGTCGCCGTCGAGAACACGCCCGCGACGCACAATATGGTCGTGTGCACGCTGTGCTCCTGCTATCCGTGGCCGGTGCTCGGCCTGCCGCCGGTCTGGTACAAATCCGCGCCGTATCGCTCGCGCGCGGTGAAGGAGCCGCGCGCGGTGCTGGCCGATTTCGGCGTGACCCTGCCCGACGATACGGCGATCCGGGTGTGGGATTCGACCGCGGAGATCCGCTATCTGGTGATTCCGATGCGGCCCGACGGCACCGAAGGCTTCACCGAAGACCAACTGGCCGATCTGGTCACCCGCGACAGCATGATCGGCACCGGCGTGGCACAGCCACCGGCGGAGAATTCGTGA
- the nthB gene encoding nitrile hydratase subunit beta produces the protein MDGAHDMGGMDGFGPVVPEANEPLFHAAWERRAFALTLAMARPGGWNLDMTRFARENRSPLDYLSKSYYQIWLAGLERLMAERGLVTSDEIAAARPLHPRRDVAALSADDAAPMLARGAPTERPAPAPAHFAIGDRVRARNIHPHTHTRLPRYVRGHVGVVELVHGAHIFPDSHALGAGEQPQWLYTVTFDGRELWGDDCDPSLRISVDAWESYLEPVR, from the coding sequence ATGGATGGCGCGCACGACATGGGCGGCATGGATGGTTTCGGCCCGGTGGTGCCGGAGGCGAACGAGCCGCTGTTTCACGCCGCATGGGAGCGCCGCGCCTTCGCGCTGACGCTGGCGATGGCGCGGCCCGGCGGCTGGAATCTCGACATGACGCGGTTCGCCCGCGAGAATCGATCGCCCTTGGACTATCTGTCGAAGAGCTACTACCAGATCTGGCTTGCCGGCCTCGAACGGCTGATGGCGGAACGTGGACTGGTCACGTCCGACGAGATCGCCGCCGCCCGGCCGCTGCATCCGCGCCGCGACGTCGCAGCACTGTCGGCGGACGATGCCGCGCCGATGCTGGCGCGCGGCGCGCCGACCGAACGTCCGGCGCCGGCGCCGGCTCATTTCGCGATCGGCGACCGCGTCCGCGCCAGGAACATCCACCCGCACACCCATACGCGGCTGCCGCGCTATGTCCGCGGCCATGTCGGCGTGGTCGAGCTGGTGCATGGCGCGCATATTTTTCCGGACAGCCACGCGCTGGGCGCCGGCGAACAGCCACAATGGCTCTACACCGTCACTTTCGACGGCCGCGAATTGTGGGGCGACGATTGCGATCCGTCGCTGCGGATCTCGGTCGACGCCTGGGAGAGCTATCTGGAGCCTGTGCGATGA
- a CDS encoding nitrile hydratase accessory protein has translation MTADAAAVAARSVPGLPRDDDGPVFREPWEAHAFALAVTLHARGLFTWPEWAAALADEITRAQQRGDPDDGHTYYQHWLATLERLIADKGVASAATQARYRDAWDHAADRTPHGRPIMLQPDDFAATP, from the coding sequence ATGACGGCCGATGCCGCCGCGGTCGCGGCGCGGAGCGTGCCGGGCCTGCCGCGCGACGATGACGGCCCGGTGTTCCGCGAGCCCTGGGAAGCGCACGCCTTCGCGCTTGCCGTGACGCTGCATGCGCGCGGCCTGTTCACCTGGCCGGAATGGGCGGCCGCACTCGCCGACGAGATCACGCGCGCGCAGCAGCGTGGCGATCCGGACGATGGCCACACCTACTACCAGCACTGGCTCGCGACGCTGGAACGGCTGATCGCCGACAAGGGCGTCGCCAGCGCTGCGACGCAGGCGCGCTATCGCGACGCCTGGGATCACGCCGCCGACCGCACCCCGCACGGCCGGCCGATCATGTTGCAGCCGGACGATTTTGCCGCAACGCCGTGA
- a CDS encoding GNAT family N-acetyltransferase, protein MLQIESCERSIGWAAAGTERYVAECTRDVGRFLARAAALGPQASVTPFQSANWLRPWLQVLAPSADVEPLLITVRDSVRGGIAMLLPLVLRRFYGVTLVEFADLSVSDYGFPLLGPAAPTTPAAAAEAFEAAIAAMPPVDVIRLCNLPRVVGGQVNPLALLPGLSPGSVRNVMALPASWDDYLASRPRKFRKALRQHHRAFDALGGVYTRMITDDAEASRLLDRLDHFQRARIAARGKRFVLDQPAYSNFYREVYEGGLAHRFAMLSVLESGGSIVALAYSLLHQQTCTTVRLAHLGEQWSRCSPGIVLASEIIRWLIENGVRKFDLGAGGYDYKKRLGCEPEQLSTLERPMSIKGRMALSAWTTFAGRRSLLQSLASAS, encoded by the coding sequence ATGTTGCAGATCGAATCGTGTGAACGATCCATCGGATGGGCGGCGGCAGGCACGGAGCGGTACGTCGCCGAATGCACGCGCGACGTCGGCAGATTTCTCGCCCGCGCCGCCGCGCTCGGCCCGCAAGCGTCGGTGACGCCGTTTCAATCCGCGAACTGGCTGAGGCCCTGGCTGCAGGTGCTGGCGCCGTCGGCCGATGTCGAACCGCTGCTGATCACCGTCCGCGACAGCGTGCGCGGCGGGATCGCGATGCTGCTGCCCTTGGTGCTGCGGCGGTTCTACGGCGTGACGCTGGTCGAATTCGCCGATCTGTCCGTGTCCGACTACGGCTTTCCGCTGCTCGGCCCGGCGGCGCCGACGACGCCCGCCGCGGCCGCCGAAGCGTTCGAGGCGGCGATCGCGGCGATGCCGCCGGTCGATGTGATCCGGCTGTGTAATCTGCCACGCGTGGTCGGCGGCCAGGTCAATCCGCTGGCATTGCTGCCCGGGCTGTCGCCGGGTTCGGTGCGCAACGTGATGGCCCTGCCCGCCAGTTGGGACGACTACCTCGCCTCGCGCCCGCGCAAATTCCGCAAGGCGCTGCGCCAGCATCACCGCGCCTTCGACGCGCTCGGCGGCGTCTACACTCGAATGATCACCGACGACGCCGAGGCGAGCCGCCTGCTCGATCGGCTCGACCATTTTCAGCGGGCGCGGATCGCGGCGCGCGGCAAGCGCTTCGTGCTCGACCAGCCGGCCTATTCGAATTTCTATCGCGAGGTCTACGAAGGCGGCCTCGCGCACCGCTTCGCGATGCTGTCGGTGCTGGAATCCGGCGGCAGCATCGTCGCGCTGGCCTACAGCCTGCTGCATCAGCAAACCTGCACCACGGTGCGGCTCGCGCATCTCGGCGAGCAATGGAGCCGCTGCTCGCCCGGCATCGTGCTGGCGAGCGAGATCATCCGCTGGCTGATCGAAAACGGCGTGCGCAAATTCGATCTCGGCGCCGGCGGCTACGACTACAAGAAGCGGCTCGGCTGCGAGCCCGAGCAATTGTCGACGCTGGAAAGACCGATGAGCATCAAGGGCCGGATGGCGCTGTCGGCATGGACGACGTTCGCCGGCCGGCGCTCGCTGCTTCAGTCGCTCGCCAGCGCGTCGTAG
- a CDS encoding serine hydrolase domain-containing protein, with product MPDTRHAPRTAMRTRRWTLAPAALTLLWLSIAPAAAVDCGPDAPSPAAARFAGVTAFFDQEIATGRLPGAVVLIAQRGKPTYLRCFGVRDVTRRDPMTPDTMFALRSMTKPITSVVAMMLIDDGKLSLDDPVSKFIPAFAGVRVGIETVDADGKPVLERVAPDRPVTIADLLRHTSGITYEYIGGELIRQAYNDANIFAGAFDNAVFAERIARLPLARQPGTLWRYGHSTDVLGRVIEIVTGRTLYQVMKQRIFDPLGMTSTKFVLDSDDERARMAEPLPDDTVLVDSERQRRAHPEWQSGGGGLVSTVTDYARFARMILDGGELDGRRYLSPAAFKAMTTDHIGPGTGVERDYFYFPGDGFGFGYGFAVRTEPGEAKPPPPGSIGELKWDGGSGTYFGVDPKLGVITILMQQTERQRGRDVPAFKKLVYDALASD from the coding sequence ATGCCCGACACCCGACATGCCCCGCGCACAGCGATGCGCACCCGACGATGGACCCTGGCGCCGGCTGCTCTGACGCTGCTGTGGCTGTCGATCGCGCCGGCCGCCGCCGTGGATTGCGGGCCCGATGCGCCGTCGCCCGCCGCCGCGCGGTTCGCCGGCGTGACCGCGTTTTTCGACCAGGAGATCGCCACCGGCAGGCTGCCCGGCGCGGTGGTGCTGATCGCGCAGCGCGGCAAGCCGACCTATCTGCGCTGCTTCGGCGTGCGCGACGTGACGCGGCGCGACCCGATGACGCCGGACACGATGTTCGCGCTGCGTTCGATGACCAAGCCGATCACCAGCGTCGTGGCGATGATGCTGATCGACGACGGCAAGCTGTCGCTCGACGATCCGGTGTCGAAATTCATTCCGGCCTTCGCCGGGGTCCGGGTCGGCATCGAAACCGTGGATGCCGACGGCAAGCCGGTGCTCGAACGCGTCGCCCCGGACCGGCCGGTGACGATCGCGGACCTGTTGCGGCACACGTCCGGGATTACTTACGAATATATCGGCGGCGAGCTGATCCGGCAGGCCTACAACGACGCGAACATCTTCGCCGGCGCGTTCGACAATGCGGTGTTCGCCGAGCGGATCGCGCGGCTGCCGCTGGCGCGGCAACCCGGCACGCTGTGGCGCTACGGCCATTCCACCGACGTCCTCGGGCGGGTCATCGAGATCGTCACCGGGCGGACGCTGTATCAGGTCATGAAGCAACGCATCTTCGATCCGCTCGGGATGACCAGCACTAAATTCGTGCTCGACAGCGACGACGAGCGGGCGCGAATGGCCGAGCCGTTGCCGGACGACACGGTTCTGGTCGACTCCGAACGCCAACGCCGCGCCCATCCGGAATGGCAGTCGGGCGGCGGCGGCCTGGTCTCGACCGTCACCGACTATGCACGCTTCGCCCGGATGATCCTGGACGGCGGCGAACTCGACGGGCGGCGCTACCTCAGTCCCGCGGCGTTCAAGGCGATGACCACCGACCACATCGGCCCGGGCACGGGCGTCGAACGGGACTACTTCTATTTCCCCGGCGACGGCTTCGGTTTCGGCTACGGCTTCGCGGTGCGCACTGAACCCGGCGAAGCGAAGCCGCCGCCACCGGGCTCGATCGGCGAGTTGAAATGGGACGGTGGCAGCGGCACCTATTTCGGCGTCGATCCCAAACTCGGGGTGATCACCATCCTGATGCAGCAGACCGAGCGCCAGCGGGGGCGCGACGTGCCGGCGTTCAAGAAGCTGGTCTACGACGCGCTGGCGAGCGACTGA
- the queC gene encoding 7-cyano-7-deazaguanine synthase QueC, whose product MTEPVSDQTALVLFSGGQDSATCLAWALSRFARVEMIGFDYGQRHAVELDCRAKLLDGFRAISSEWASKLGDSHTLAIPTLSAISDTALTRDVEIAMGADGLPNTFVPGRNLIFLTFAAALAYRRGIADIVGGMCETDYSGYPDCRDDTIKALQGAISLGMARDFELHTPLMWRDKAATWQLAHDLGGAALVDLIREHSHTCYLGERGERHDWGYGCGECPACALRARGWREYRTRTG is encoded by the coding sequence ATGACCGAACCAGTTTCCGACCAGACCGCGCTGGTGCTATTCTCCGGCGGGCAGGATTCCGCCACCTGCCTCGCCTGGGCGCTGTCGCGCTTTGCGCGGGTCGAGATGATCGGCTTCGACTACGGCCAGCGCCACGCCGTCGAACTCGATTGCCGGGCAAAGCTGCTCGACGGGTTTCGCGCGATCAGCAGTGAATGGGCGTCGAAGCTCGGCGACAGCCACACGCTCGCGATCCCGACGCTCAGCGCGATCTCCGACACCGCGCTGACCCGCGACGTCGAAATCGCGATGGGGGCGGACGGCCTTCCGAACACCTTCGTGCCCGGCCGCAACCTGATCTTTCTGACGTTTGCGGCCGCGCTGGCCTATCGCCGCGGCATCGCCGACATCGTCGGCGGGATGTGCGAGACCGATTACTCCGGCTATCCGGATTGTCGCGACGATACCATCAAGGCGCTGCAAGGCGCGATCAGCCTCGGCATGGCGCGCGACTTCGAACTGCATACGCCGCTGATGTGGCGCGACAAGGCCGCGACCTGGCAGCTCGCGCATGATCTCGGCGGCGCGGCGCTGGTCGATCTGATCCGCGAGCACTCGCACACCTGCTATCTCGGCGAACGCGGCGAGCGGCACGATTGGGGCTATGGCTGCGGCGAATGTCCGGCCTGCGCGTTGCGCGCCAGGGGATGGCGGGAGTATCGGACGCGGACCGGATAG